A part of Acidobacteriota bacterium genomic DNA contains:
- a CDS encoding DEAD/DEAH box helicase gives MSTASLSTPGTLVQARGREWVVLPESTDEILIVRPVGGLDEEVTGVLPAVEAVESATFRLPGKADLGDFTGGQLLRDAARLSTRSAAGPFRSFGRIAIEPRPYQLVPLMMALKLDPVRMLIADDVGIGKTIEACLIARELFDRGEIRRIAVLCPPHLAEQWQREFAEKFHVEAELVLSSTVQRLERDLPLGVSVFDRHAFTVVSTDFIKAVRRAEDFALRCPEFVIVDEAHGCTLAGGAGRGRQQRHALLRRLAADAERHLVLVTATPHSGNEQAFRSLLSLLDDDFAALPADLDQAGREGIRRRLARHLVQRRRGDIRRYLETDTAFPERRDKEAHYTFSPVYRTLFNDICAFAREYVADVEGGPRRQRVRYWSALALLRCVSSSPEAAAATLRSRAAVDEADEEDLEDVGRRTVLDQSDDDDAVGFDFSPGSDVEGGHETTRRRLLGFARRARSIAPRDDRKLQGAIREVRAFLQDGFHPVVFCRFVDTAEYVARHLRESLSADVRVESVTGHLPPAEREARIDALADGSGLFVLVCTDCLSEGINLQEHFDAVLHYDLAWNPTRHEQREGRVDRFGQRRREVRVVTYYGTDNAIDGVILDVLIRKHKSIKSDLGVAVAVPASAEQMAETLFEGALFREQTGATAQQLPLDFIDDIDLDAKKQNLHAEWENARHREKASRSRFAQHTLHPEVVAAELERVRAAIGGSQDVARFFTAVLHTANVPARMNGRIEIRVSRETPRTLRQAIGQEEPFAGRFDLPLAEGEIHLGRTSPVVEGLASWTLDQALDAEPLDVGGSVASRCGAIVTREVSVRTSLLVVRFRYHLRRGGSGEGTMLCEEIIPLACTGPVEAPVWLAAPDAERLLAARPARNLLPTAIEQQLDMLLPALSALQTSLEAIAAERADAQRAAHERVRDASGIGRSRARSGTAVEPVLPADILGAYVLLPVLN, from the coding sequence ATGAGCACCGCTTCTCTCTCCACGCCCGGGACGCTCGTTCAAGCGCGAGGCCGCGAGTGGGTCGTCCTGCCGGAGTCGACGGACGAGATCCTCATCGTTCGTCCGGTGGGCGGGCTCGACGAGGAGGTCACAGGCGTCCTGCCGGCGGTCGAGGCGGTCGAATCGGCGACGTTCCGACTGCCCGGCAAGGCGGACCTCGGCGACTTCACCGGAGGGCAGCTACTCCGCGACGCGGCGCGCTTGTCGACCCGCTCGGCCGCCGGTCCTTTCCGCAGCTTCGGCCGCATCGCCATCGAGCCCCGGCCGTATCAGCTCGTGCCGCTGATGATGGCGCTCAAGCTCGATCCGGTGCGCATGCTCATCGCGGACGATGTCGGCATCGGCAAGACCATCGAAGCGTGTCTCATCGCGCGGGAGCTGTTCGATCGGGGCGAGATCCGTCGAATCGCGGTGCTCTGTCCGCCGCATCTGGCCGAGCAGTGGCAGCGCGAGTTCGCGGAGAAGTTCCACGTCGAGGCGGAGCTCGTTCTCTCGAGCACGGTCCAGCGTCTCGAACGCGATCTTCCCCTCGGCGTCTCGGTCTTCGATCGGCATGCCTTCACGGTGGTTTCCACCGACTTCATCAAGGCGGTCCGGCGTGCCGAGGACTTCGCGCTCAGATGCCCGGAGTTCGTCATCGTGGACGAGGCCCACGGTTGCACGCTCGCTGGCGGCGCCGGCCGCGGCCGGCAGCAGCGTCACGCCCTGCTGCGGCGTCTCGCGGCGGACGCGGAGCGCCATCTGGTGCTGGTCACCGCAACGCCGCACAGTGGGAACGAACAGGCGTTCCGTTCGCTACTGAGCCTCCTCGACGACGACTTCGCCGCCCTGCCAGCGGATCTCGATCAGGCCGGCCGGGAAGGCATTCGCCGCCGACTTGCGCGCCATCTGGTTCAGCGCCGTCGTGGCGACATCCGCCGGTACCTTGAGACCGACACGGCGTTTCCCGAACGCAGAGACAAGGAAGCGCACTACACGTTCAGTCCCGTTTACCGAACGCTCTTCAATGACATCTGTGCGTTCGCCCGCGAGTACGTGGCCGATGTCGAGGGGGGGCCTCGCCGGCAGCGCGTGCGCTATTGGTCCGCGCTCGCGCTGTTGCGCTGCGTCTCGTCGAGTCCGGAGGCCGCCGCGGCGACCCTGCGCAGCCGAGCCGCGGTCGACGAGGCCGACGAAGAAGACCTGGAGGACGTGGGCCGCCGCACCGTTCTCGACCAGAGCGACGACGACGACGCTGTCGGGTTCGACTTCAGTCCCGGGTCCGACGTGGAAGGCGGGCATGAGACGACGCGTCGCCGACTGCTCGGTTTCGCTCGCCGTGCCCGGTCGATCGCGCCCCGGGACGACCGGAAGCTCCAGGGCGCGATCCGCGAGGTCAGAGCGTTTCTCCAGGATGGTTTCCATCCCGTCGTTTTCTGTCGCTTCGTCGACACTGCGGAGTACGTCGCGCGCCACCTGCGCGAGTCGCTGTCGGCAGATGTCCGAGTGGAATCGGTCACTGGCCATCTCCCGCCTGCCGAACGTGAGGCGCGTATCGATGCTCTCGCCGATGGCAGCGGCTTGTTCGTGCTGGTTTGTACGGACTGCTTGTCGGAAGGCATCAACCTGCAGGAGCATTTCGACGCGGTGCTGCACTACGACCTGGCGTGGAACCCGACGCGACATGAGCAGCGCGAGGGACGCGTGGACCGTTTCGGTCAGCGTCGACGCGAGGTCCGGGTCGTGACCTACTACGGGACCGACAACGCTATTGACGGTGTGATTCTCGACGTCCTCATCCGCAAGCACAAGTCCATCAAGAGTGATCTGGGGGTGGCGGTCGCCGTGCCGGCTTCGGCGGAGCAGATGGCAGAGACGCTCTTCGAGGGCGCCCTGTTCCGCGAGCAAACGGGCGCGACCGCTCAACAGCTCCCGCTCGACTTCATCGACGATATCGACCTCGATGCCAAGAAGCAGAACCTTCATGCCGAGTGGGAGAACGCCCGCCACCGTGAGAAGGCGAGCCGCTCGCGCTTCGCGCAGCACACCCTCCATCCAGAGGTGGTCGCCGCGGAGCTTGAGCGCGTACGCGCCGCCATCGGAGGCAGCCAGGATGTGGCGCGGTTCTTCACTGCCGTGCTGCACACGGCGAACGTACCTGCCCGCATGAACGGTCGGATCGAGATCCGTGTCAGCCGCGAAACGCCGCGCACGCTGCGTCAGGCGATCGGGCAGGAAGAGCCGTTCGCGGGGCGTTTCGATCTGCCGCTGGCGGAAGGCGAGATCCACCTTGGGCGCACCAGCCCGGTCGTCGAAGGCCTTGCGAGTTGGACGCTGGATCAGGCTCTCGATGCGGAGCCCCTTGACGTTGGCGGGTCCGTCGCGTCCCGTTGCGGGGCGATCGTCACCAGGGAGGTGTCTGTGCGCACGTCCCTGCTGGTAGTGCGCTTCCGCTATCACCTGCGTCGTGGCGGTTCGGGTGAGGGAACCATGCTCTGTGAAGAGATCATTCCGCTGGCGTGCACCGGTCCTGTGGAAGCACCGGTCTGGTTGGCGGCGCCGGACGCCGAGCGTCTGTTGGCGGCGCGGCCTGCGCGCAACTTGTTGCCGACCGCCATCGAACAGCAGCTCGATATGCTGCTCCCCGCCTTGTCGGCGCTCCAGACGAGCCTCGAAGCCATCGCAGCCGAGCGTGCGGATGCCCAACGAGCGGCGCACGAACGCGTGCGCGACGCGTCCGGCATCGGCAGGTCACGTGCCAGGAGCGGCACAGCCGTCGAACCGGTGCTGCCGGCCGACATTCTCGGCGCGTACGTTCTGCTGCCTGTACTGAACTGA